One Fundulus heteroclitus isolate FHET01 chromosome 1, MU-UCD_Fhet_4.1, whole genome shotgun sequence genomic window carries:
- the ren gene encoding renin isoform X1: MTLLLNCWMYLAALSLAVTTSHGLIRIALKKMPSIRETLQEMGVSAEQVLSELAQMSTADPNNGTVPTPLTNYLDTQYFGEISIGSPAQMFNVVFDTGSANLWVPSQSCSPFSTACFTHNRYDSSQSHTHVSNGTGFSINYASGTIRGFLSEDVVVVGGLPVVQVFAEATSLSAMPFIFAKFDGVLGMGYPNVAVDGITPVFDRIMSQHVLKEEVFSIYYSRDPKHSPGGELLLGGTDPNYYTGNFNYLETREMGKWEVTIKGVSVGAEMMFCAEGCTAVIDTGSSYITGPASSVSMLMKTIGAQLDETGYKINCETVKMLPSVTFHLGGHEYSLTHEDYIIWQSQIEGDVCIVTFRGLDVPPPTGPIWILGANFIARYYTEFDRRNNRIGFATAV, translated from the exons ATGACTCTACTGCTGAACTGCTGGATGTACTTGGCTGCTCTATCACTGGCAGTGACCACGAGCCATGGTTTAATAAG AATTGCTCTCAAGAAGATGCCATCCATCAGAGAGACATTACAGGAGATGGGAGTTTCTGCAGAGCAGGTGTTGAGTGAGCTGGCCCAGATGAGCACAGCTGACCCCAACAATGGGACTGTTCCCACACCTTTAACCAATTACTTGGAC ACTCAGTACTTTGGAGAAATTAGCATCGGCTCCCCTGCCCAGATGTTCAACGTGGTGTTTGACACAGGCTCAGCCAACCTGTGGGTGCCCTCACAGAGCTGCTCACCTTTCTCCACCGCTTGCT TTACTCACAACAGGTATGATTCATCCCAATCCCATACTCATGTTTCAAATGGCACCGGATTTTCAATCAATTACGCTTCTGGGACTATCAGGGGATTTCTAAGTGAGGATGTTGTTGTG GTTGGCGGCCTCCCTGTTGTTCAAGTATTTGCTGAAGCCACCTCCTTGTCTGCCATGCCATTTATTTTTGCCAAGTTTGATGGGGTCCTGGGGATGGGTTATCCCAACGTGGCTGTTGATGGGATAACACCGGTGTTTGATCGAATCATGTCTCAGCATGTCCTCAAGGAAGAGGTGTTTTCAATCTACTACAGTAG GGACCCAAAGCACTCCCCTGGTGGAGAACTGCTCCTCGGGGGAACTGACCCAAACTACTACACTGGAAATTTTAATTATCTGGAAACAAGAGAGATGGGAAAATGGGAAGTCACCATAAAAGG AGTTTCTGTGGGGGCAGAGATGATGTTTTGTGCAGAGGGCTGCACAGCTGTGATCGACACGGGCTCCTCCTACATCACAGGGCCGGCCTCCTCTGTCTCAATGCTGATGAAAACCATTGGAGCTCAGCTGGATGAAACTGGA TATAAAATCAACTGCGAAACTGTAAAGATGTTGCCCAGTGTCACGTTTCACCTGGGAGGCCATGAGTACTCTCTGACGCATGAAGATTACATAATATGG CAATCACAGATTGAAGGGGATGTCTGCATCGTCACATTCAGGGGCTTGGATGTGCCACCTCCTACAGGTCCCATCTGGATTTTAGGAGCCAACTTCATTGCCCGATACTACACAGAGTTTGATCGTCGCAATAATCGGATAGGGTTTGCTACGGCAGTCTGA
- the ren gene encoding renin isoform X2 — MPSIRETLQEMGVSAEQVLSELAQMSTADPNNGTVPTPLTNYLDTQYFGEISIGSPAQMFNVVFDTGSANLWVPSQSCSPFSTACFTHNRYDSSQSHTHVSNGTGFSINYASGTIRGFLSEDVVVVGGLPVVQVFAEATSLSAMPFIFAKFDGVLGMGYPNVAVDGITPVFDRIMSQHVLKEEVFSIYYSRDPKHSPGGELLLGGTDPNYYTGNFNYLETREMGKWEVTIKGVSVGAEMMFCAEGCTAVIDTGSSYITGPASSVSMLMKTIGAQLDETGYKINCETVKMLPSVTFHLGGHEYSLTHEDYIIWQSQIEGDVCIVTFRGLDVPPPTGPIWILGANFIARYYTEFDRRNNRIGFATAV, encoded by the exons ATGCCATCCATCAGAGAGACATTACAGGAGATGGGAGTTTCTGCAGAGCAGGTGTTGAGTGAGCTGGCCCAGATGAGCACAGCTGACCCCAACAATGGGACTGTTCCCACACCTTTAACCAATTACTTGGAC ACTCAGTACTTTGGAGAAATTAGCATCGGCTCCCCTGCCCAGATGTTCAACGTGGTGTTTGACACAGGCTCAGCCAACCTGTGGGTGCCCTCACAGAGCTGCTCACCTTTCTCCACCGCTTGCT TTACTCACAACAGGTATGATTCATCCCAATCCCATACTCATGTTTCAAATGGCACCGGATTTTCAATCAATTACGCTTCTGGGACTATCAGGGGATTTCTAAGTGAGGATGTTGTTGTG GTTGGCGGCCTCCCTGTTGTTCAAGTATTTGCTGAAGCCACCTCCTTGTCTGCCATGCCATTTATTTTTGCCAAGTTTGATGGGGTCCTGGGGATGGGTTATCCCAACGTGGCTGTTGATGGGATAACACCGGTGTTTGATCGAATCATGTCTCAGCATGTCCTCAAGGAAGAGGTGTTTTCAATCTACTACAGTAG GGACCCAAAGCACTCCCCTGGTGGAGAACTGCTCCTCGGGGGAACTGACCCAAACTACTACACTGGAAATTTTAATTATCTGGAAACAAGAGAGATGGGAAAATGGGAAGTCACCATAAAAGG AGTTTCTGTGGGGGCAGAGATGATGTTTTGTGCAGAGGGCTGCACAGCTGTGATCGACACGGGCTCCTCCTACATCACAGGGCCGGCCTCCTCTGTCTCAATGCTGATGAAAACCATTGGAGCTCAGCTGGATGAAACTGGA TATAAAATCAACTGCGAAACTGTAAAGATGTTGCCCAGTGTCACGTTTCACCTGGGAGGCCATGAGTACTCTCTGACGCATGAAGATTACATAATATGG CAATCACAGATTGAAGGGGATGTCTGCATCGTCACATTCAGGGGCTTGGATGTGCCACCTCCTACAGGTCCCATCTGGATTTTAGGAGCCAACTTCATTGCCCGATACTACACAGAGTTTGATCGTCGCAATAATCGGATAGGGTTTGCTACGGCAGTCTGA